The segment TCAAAGTAATGTAGGTGCTTTGTAGTTTTTGTCATTTCAATTCTAGGTtacagaaatacatatttttcttcaaaaagatagaaaacataCTGGGGTTCATTATATTATTCTGGTGGAAAATAATATCAGGCCATTAGGACTTTATTCAAAAAAGTATCTTGGTATTCTTGACAGAGACAGTATATGGAAACAGATAGATCTTTACATAACCTAGTGGGGAATTGCTTATGTTAGGAAACCAAAAACATTAAGATCTGTGCAATTTACTGTATGTAAAACAGAGCTCCATAAAAAACTGAGAACAATTATATTTACTTTGTGTAAATATAGTTTAGCCCAAAGATTCTCAAAATGTTCTCAGACCAGCAGCATTGGCACCACTGatgagcttgttagaaatgcaaatgatcGCTCTTTCCAGCCAGCGCCGAGCGATGGGCATCTCTTGGGACAGCTGGCACAAGCGCCGCAAAACTGGGGGCAAGAGAAAGCCCTACCACAAGAAGCGGAAGTATGAGTTGGGGCGTCCAGCTGCCAACACCAAGATTGGCCCCGGCAGCATCCACACAGTCCGTGTGCGGGGAGGTAACAAGAAATACCGTGCCCTGAGGCTGGACgtggggaatttctcctggggCTCAGAATGTTGTACTCGTAAAACAAGGATCATCGATGTTGTCTACAATTCATCTAATAACGAGCTGGCTCGTACCAAGACCCTGGTGAAGAATTGCATCGTGCTCATCGACAGCACACCTTACCGACAGTGGTACAAGTCCCACTGTGCGCTGCCCCTGGGCTGCAAGAAGGGAGCCAAGCTggctcctgaggaagaagagattttaaacaaaactcagtctaaaaaatttcagaagaaatacGATGAAAGGAAAGAGAATGCCAAAATCAGCAGTCTCCTGGAGGAGCAGTTCCAGCAGGGCAAGCTTCTTGTGTGCATTGCTTCAAGGCCGGGACAGTGTGGCCGAGCAGATGGCTATATGCTAGAGGATAAATAATTGGAGTTCTATCTTAGGAAAATCAAGGCCCGGAAAGGCAAATAAATCCTCGTTCAGTCTTCACCCATGTAATAAAggtgtttattgttttgttcccacaaaaaaaaaaaaaaaaaaagaaatgcgaATGACTGGGCTCTGCTGTGACCAACTAGATCAGTACCCGTAGGGCCGGGATGCAGGAAATTGTTTAGCAATCCAGGTGACTCTCGTGCACGGTAAAATTTGGTTTAGGCCTCAGAGACGCTTCATATAAAACACCTCTGCCTGCACTCTCTCCTCTTTGCCTTAACTGCCTCTGAAACTCTCTTCTCAGcttcaatattttcatttatctttaaaatccttttgtgggtcctttcctccttccccttttttcttcctctatctACCTATGTCTTTCCGTTCTACTTTTTCACTTCCTGTTTTGTTCCTAGCTCACTTTAGCTTTGAACTGCCCCATTCTCAAAGATGCATACAAATCTAGCACTTCTACGCAAAAATTTGCCAGCCTAAGCAAGTCTATCAGATACCCATGCTCAGCATTATGAAAGAAACGAAACAGTACATCAGCCACTTAGTTCTTGAAACAACGCAACTTAAAGAAATGACAGTATAGAACAAGTCACTGTACAGTTCTTTGGTATTAACGTGACTTTAGCAAGGACACTCATGACTGTCATGTGCTAACTGTCCACAAAATGTCTGCTGGCATAGAAAAGTACATGATTTTCAATCTACAGGCAGTCCACCAGAACATTTGGGCCCTGTATTAGGATTAAGTGCTCAGGACTTCACCATAGGAGGTGGCTAATAGGCACAGTAggaacaaatattaataataatattaataaaactgtTACTTTGTTTAACTgaaataatttgtctttattaTAGAGTCTACCACTAATAATGATCATTGCTTACAATTATTTATTACTAAATTTGGTCCAAAGCCTTTTCTATGAGCCTTACAGTTaacaggttggtgcaaaagtaactgcactTTTGCCactaaaagtaatgacaaaaaccgcaattacttttgcaccaacttaatattaCTGtacgtatgtatttatttattttgagacacagtcttgctctgctgcccaggctggagtgcagtggtgtgatctcggctcactgcaatctctgcctcctgggctcaagcaatccttccacctcagccccccggtagcttggactacaggcgcccgccaccacgcccagctcatttttgtatttttagtagagatgggttttcgccatgttgcccagactggttttgaactcctgaccacaagcaacccaccgtctcggcctcccagagtgctgggattacagcatgagccatggcacttGGCCTATTAATGTATTCAAACCTCCCCATAACCCTATGAGTTcaatactattattatcatctccattttacagatgaggaaatagaggaatggtaaagttaagtaacttatctAGAGTTATTTTGCTGGGAAGTAGTAGACATGGGATTTGCATATAGGCAATCGAGCTTTGGGGTCCTAGTTGTAACTACTGCATTACACTGCTTCTCAAGTGAGAATGGGTTGAATTATACAAGGCATATTTGAATTTCACGTTCCTTCATCTTTTGCATTAAGAGACCAGGTTCATTACATATTTTCACATTCTCACGCTTTTGtggaaacagcatggtactgtggGGCAAATGCctgcctgggagccagaggtccTCAAATTTTATCCTAGTGTTATAAGCAACTAGCTAGATGCATATGGGGAAGCTCATGGGTTTACTGTTAATAGGTCACAATTTCTTCTCTTAAAAAAGTAGAGTGTTAGACTCCATTAGATCATATTAATGGTTCTTTCCAGATCCAACATTCTGTGAATTCGAAGAATGAAACATAGTCCTAGGAAATAATTAGACTTGGGAACATAACGGTATACAGAAGCATAATTAATCAATTTTCTACTTATTCCTTTAGctataatataaacaaataattcaaCATGGCATAATTCTTGGTTATTAAGGCAGAACAGAAGTGTTTGCTACTATGTGAGGAacagcagagaaataaaaacaaaaactaaagtacGTTtgctcaacacaataaaggccagaGGTGAAGGATATTGTTAATTTCCTACTGTTGctttaacaaattatcacaaatttagtggcttaaaaaaaccccacaaatttatcttatagttctggagatcAGAAATCTAAACTGTGTCTCACAAGGCCATAATCAAGCatcagcagggctgtgttccttctggagacCTAGGGCAGAGTCCATTTTCCTTGCCTTCTCCAGCTTCTGCAGGTGGcctacattccttggctcatggctcccTTCCTTTACTTTCAAAGCTGGCAATGGCAGGTTAAGTCCATCTCATATGACATCATTCTGACCTCttctattaggctggtgcaaaagtaatcgcagCTTTGCCTTGTGATTAAATTAGGCCTACCCACATAATCCAGGATAGTCTTTCCTTCTCAATATCCTTAGCTtaaccacatctgcaaagtcctttgGCCATGTGAGATAACACCATAACAGGTTTCAGGGATTAAGACATGGACTTCTTTGTGGGGGGCCATTATTTTGCCTACCATGGGGATATTTTAGGGATTTCCAGGAAACTTTCTGtatcacatatttaaaaaacaaaacagtattcataacagaaaggaaaatgattcAATTCTGAAACGTTGTAAGATCTCTTTCAATTTAAACAGTGAAGTTC is part of the Symphalangus syndactylus isolate Jambi chromosome 2, NHGRI_mSymSyn1-v2.1_pri, whole genome shotgun sequence genome and harbors:
- the LOC129463156 gene encoding small ribosomal subunit protein eS8-like encodes the protein MGISWDSWHKRRKTGGKRKPYHKKRKYELGRPAANTKIGPGSIHTVRVRGGNKKYRALRLDVGNFSWGSECCTRKTRIIDVVYNSSNNELARTKTLVKNCIVLIDSTPYRQWYKSHCALPLGCKKGAKLAPEEEEILNKTQSKKFQKKYDERKENAKISSLLEEQFQQGKLLVCIASRPGQCGRADGYMLEDK